In Desulfosoma sp., the genomic stretch AGCCAAAAGGGAGCTTACGGAAGCTGTTGAAAAGTGGGGAATCGGGATCTTTCTCAAGAGTCTGTCAAATATCTTTTTATCGACGGCGTCAACTTTGAGATGCGCCTTGTGATTCCATCGAAAAAGTTTCTGTCCTTGTTGTGATTTGAGTGAGACGAACCAGAGAATGGTTCAGTGCTTGCAAGCAGGCGATAAAGAATCGGCGTCGACGTGGAGGGAGGTTCTTAAAGACCTTAAAAGACGCGGCTTTGACCCATCAAAGGTGCAGCTGGGAATCATGAATGGGCTACCTGGTCTTGAGAAGGTTTTCAAAGAGGAATTTCCCAAGGCCAAGGTGCAGCGATGCCAGGTGCATGTGGCGAGAAATGTTCTGGCCAAAGTGCCAAGAAAATACAAGCAGGCTGTGGCCGACCACATGCGCTCCATCTTCTACGCTTCTTCGAAAGACAAGGCCGGTGAGCTTTTCATGGAATTCAAAACAAAGTGGGAAAAAGATCTACCCTCCGCCGTCGCCTGTTTGGAAAAGGGCCTGGAATCCTGCCTGACTTTCTTCAACTTTCCTGAAGAAGAATGGATTTCGCTGAGAACGACCAACATCATCGAAAGGCTCAACAAGGAATTTCGATGGAGAACAAGACCCATGGAGATCCTGGCAGGAGAACGGTCCTGCTACACTCTGCTTGCCTTCATTGCCTTTAAAATGGAAGTCCACTGGAGGTCTAACCCTCTGGGAAAAGTGCGAAAAAACTTGCCAATATGGCAACGGCTCGAAGGCAGAAATTTTACACAAAATGCTTGACACTACCGATATCTTGATCCATGCAGTGGAGTCAGGGTTGATTAGGGATTATCGCAATCGTGGCGCTTTAATATATGCGATGGTTCATGATTTACTGCCTGTGCGGATGCCGGAAGTCTTTCCTCCAGGCGCAGATCAAATATTTGCTCTATGGCTCAAGGCAGTCTCTACATTTGATGGAGCGATCTGTGTTTCCAGGGCTGTAGCGAATGATCTGCGTGCACGGTTGGATGAGCATGTGCCAGCAATCAACAAGCGCCGTCTTCCATATTTTATAGAATGGTCCCATCATGGGGCGGATATTGTCAATTCGGCGCCTACCAGGGGTATGCCGCATGACGCGGAGGTAACTCTCCAAAAGCTCAAGTCTCGTGTTACTTTTCTCATGGTAGGCACCATAGAGCCGCGCAAGGCCTACCTGCAAACGATTCATGCCTTCGATCAACTTTGGGCGAACGGTCTCGATGTCAATTTAGTCATTGTGGGTCATGAAGGATGGAAACATGTGTCCCACGACATGCGCCGTGACATCCCACAAACCATCGAACTTCTGCGTTCCCATCCTGAACGAGACAATCGCCTTTTTTGGCTTGAAGGTATTAGCGATGAATATTTGGAAAAGGTCTATGCAGCAAGCACTTGTCTCCTTGCTGCTTCCTATGGTGAAGGCTTTGGATTGCCCCTTATCGAGGCTGCACAGCACAAA encodes the following:
- a CDS encoding glycosyltransferase family 1 protein; the encoded protein is MIRDYRNRGALIYAMVHDLLPVRMPEVFPPGADQIFALWLKAVSTFDGAICVSRAVANDLRARLDEHVPAINKRRLPYFIEWSHHGADIVNSAPTRGMPHDAEVTLQKLKSRVTFLMVGTIEPRKAYLQTIHAFDQLWANGLDVNLVIVGHEGWKHVSHDMRRDIPQTIELLRSHPERDNRLFWLEGISDEYLEKVYAASTCLLAASYGEGFGLPLIEAAQHKLPIIARNIPLFREVVGEHAFYFEAASPGELTQSVSTWLDQYRRGEHPKSDNLPWLTWAESAKRLCEIVLSVASEQKKKAYGERDKNYGKADKNWQFGLYGFLG